In a genomic window of Quercus lobata isolate SW786 chromosome 4, ValleyOak3.0 Primary Assembly, whole genome shotgun sequence:
- the LOC115984176 gene encoding disease resistance protein RPM1-like isoform X1, with protein sequence MADGAVNFLLDKLTSILLQEASLLGDAYDEIEEIKLELESMRSFLKDAERRIERSKSVETWVRQVREVAYEAEDIIDEFKHHKDMEEHKSGFKGITKEIVHFPKNIIARHQIATKLPKIKVKVREISDRSKRYGFDKLDEGTSNYMSRESWQHQAVPSIFFGEDEIVGMEEKTEEMIEWLLEDERRRTIISIVGMGGLGKTTLATRVYNDQRIKQQFNCCAWISVTQIHDSNELLRSMVREFFETKQLVLPNNFGTMNNIQLMAMLFHFLHQKRYVVVLDDVWDISLWSSIRYAFPDDKNGSRIILTTRNENVATSVGVGYRVNHLEPLQEKDAWALFCKTAFWNEPGRCCPQELQPLAHAIVNKCEGLPLAIVAIGGLMCSRSKAIGEWKKVYESLNWQLSYNPNLGQVKGMLLSSYKDLPFYLKHCFLYCCMFHYCSQIKRKKLIRLWVAEGFVKERKGNTMEEVAEEQLTELILRSMIQVTETNAAGRVKTCRVHDVMRELAMTISEKENFCAAYDGNESRLEGNFHHLSVHDRGEKIRLSRTMSHHLRSFFVFKTDTCTSFSLDAALSKFKLLRVLNLQGVPVVTIPNTLGRLFNLRYLNLRDTKISELPKSIKKLRNLQTLDVWNTNVRRLPSGISKLTRLRHLYMYCNNYQNSETSNIANSTMAPTGIWNIQCLQTLACLDAEEELIQQVGNLTELRRLDITKLKTVHGPELCTSIQRMKNLLRLCVTATNEEELQLESLSLPPSYLQKLELVGRLNTLPRWFESLSNLTHLYLGRSYLQDDMVLSLHKLSALVFLELRKAYNGKILHFKANWFPKLNKLKIVELAQLDSLVVEEGALPTIQELNLIRCLELKALPQGVEHLISLQKLYLEEMPEEFIQMLRNDKNHDQSKVCHIPTIKIVRLNGQSHVVETLC encoded by the coding sequence ATGGCGGATGGTGCTGTAAACTTCTTACTTGACAAACTAACAAGTATTTTACTACAGGAGGCATCACTGCTAGGAGATGCTTACGATGAAATTGAAGAGATAAAGCTTGAGTTAGAGAGCATGAGATCATTCTTAAAAGATGCAGAAAGAAGAATCGAAAGAAGTAAGTCAGTGGAAACTTGGGTGAGGCAAGTAAGAGAAGTAGCATATGAAGCTGAGGATATTATAGATGAGTTCAAGCATCATAAAGATATGGAGGAGCATAAAAGTggtttcaagggtatcaccaaagAAATTGTCCACTTCCCCAAGAACATCATTGCAAGGCATCAAATTGCTACAAAGCTTCCAAAGATCAAAGTGAAGGTGCGTGAGATCTCTGATAGAAGCAAGAGATATGGTTTTGATAAGCTTGATGAAGGGACAAGTAACTATATGTCTCGTGAAAGTTGGCAGCACCAAGCAGtaccatcaattttttttggtgaagatgAGATAGTAGGAATGgaagaaaaaacagaagaaatGATTGAATGGTTACTTGAGGATGAACGACGCCGGACAATTATTTCAATTGTGGGAATGGGTGGTTTAGGTAAGACCACTCTAGCTACAAGAGTCTACAATGACCAAAGAATCAAGCAACAATTTAATTGTTGCGCATGGATATCAGTGACCCAAATACATGACAGCAATGAGCTACTAAGAAGCATGGTCAGAGAATTCTTTGAGACAAAGCAACTAGTGTTACCAAACAATTTTGGAACAATGAACAATATACAGTTGATGGCAATGCTCTTTCACTTTTTGCATCAGAAGAGGTATGTTGTTGTTTTGGATGATGTATGGGACATATCTCTCTGGAGTTCAATAAGATATGCTTTTCCAGATGATAAAAATGGAAGCAGAATTATCCTCACAACAAGAAATGAGAATGTAGCAACATCTGTTGGAGTCGGATACCGTGTTAATCACCTTGAGCcccttcaagagaaagatgctTGGGCTCTTTTCTGTAAGACGGCATTTTGGAATGAACCAGGTCGTTGCTGTCCTCAGGAACTGCAACCATTAGCTCATGCCATTGTGAACAAATGTGAAGGCTTGCCACTTGCGATTGTGGCCATTGGAGGTCTAATGTGTTCAAGAAGCAAGGCAATCGGGGAATGGAAGAAAGTTTATGAAAGTCTCAATTGGCAACTTAGCTACAATCCCAATCTGGGACAAGTTAAGGGTATGTTATTGTCAAGTTACAAAGATTTACCCTTCTATTTAAAACATTGTTTCTTGTATTGCTGTATGTTCCATTATTGTTCCCAAATCAAGAGGAAGAAGCTGATTCGGTTGTGGGTAGCAGAAGGTtttgttaaagaaagaaaagggaataCTATGGAGGAGGTAGCAGAGGAGCAACTCACAGAGCTTATTCTACGAAGCATGATTCAGGTCACAGAGACTAATGCTGCTGGGAGAGTGAAGACCTGTCGAGTGCATGATGTTATGCGTGAACTGGCTATGACGATTTCTGAGAAAGAGAATTTCTGTGCAGCTTATGACGGAAATGAATCAAGGCTAGAAGGAAATTTCCACCACCTATCAGTACACGATAGAGGTGAAAAAATCCGATTGAGCAGAACCATGTCACACCATCTTCGCTCTTTCTTCGTATTTAAGACAGATACGTGCACCTCATTCTCTTTGGATGCAGCACTATCCAAATTCAAATTGCTAAGGGTGCTTAATCTACAAGGAGTTCCTGTCGTAACAATTCCAAACACATTGGGTAGGTTGTTCAATTTGAGGTACTTGAACTTGAGAGATACCAAGATTAGTGAGCTTCCCAAGTCAATCAAAAAGCTAAGGAACCTACAAACCTTGGATGTTTGGAATACTAATGTGAGAAGGCTACCAAGTGGAATATCAAAGCTGACAAGATTGAGACATCTATACATGTATTGCAACAATTATCAGAATTCTGAAACATCCAATATTGCTAATAGCACAATGGCTCCAACAGGAATATGGAATATTCAATGCCTACAAACTCTGGCTTGCCTTGATGCGGAGGAAGAGTTAATCCAACAAGTTGGGAACTTGACTGAACTCAGAAGGCTGGATATTACAAAGCTTAAAACTGTTCATGGGCCAGAGTTGTGCACTTCCATTCAGAGGATGAAAAACCTCCTCCGTTTATGTGTGACAGCAACTAACGAGGAAGAACTTCAGTTGGAATCTTTATCTCTTCCTCCATCGTATCTTCAGAAGCTGGAATTGGTTGGACGGTTAAATACATTGCCTCGCTGGTTTGAGTCACTATCAAATCTCACTCATCTGTATTTAGGTAGGTCTTATCTCCAAGATGATATGGTTCTTTCTCTCCACAAATTGTCTGCTCTAGTGTTTCTTGAACTCAGAAAGGCCTACAATGGTAAGATCTTGCACTTTAAGGCAAATTGGTTTCCTAAACTCAACAAGCTGAAAATTGTGGAGCTCGCACAATTGGATAGTCTAGTAGTAGAAGAGGGTGCATTGCCAACCATTCAGGAATTGAATCTAATTCGTTGTCTGGAGCTAAAGGCGTTGCCTCAGGGTGTTGAACATCTGATTAGCCTCCAGAAGCTATACTTGGAAGAGATGCCAGAAGAATTTATACAAATGCTGAGGAATGATAAAAATCATGATCAATCAAAGGTATGCCACATACCCACTATCAAAATTGTACGTTTAAATGGACAAAGTCATGTAGTTGAAACACTTTGCTAG
- the LOC115984176 gene encoding disease resistance protein RPM1-like isoform X2, whose product MADGAVNFLLDKLTSILLQEASLLGDAYDEIEEIKLELESMRSFLKDAERRIERSKSVETWVRQVREVAYEAEDIIDEFKHHKDMEEHKSGFKGITKEIVHFPKNIIARHQIATKLPKIKVKVREISDRSKRYGFDKLDEGTSNYMSRESWQHQAVPSIFFGEDEIVGMEEKTEEMIEWLLEDERRRTIISIVGMGGLGKTTLATRVYNDQRIKQQFNCCAWISVTQIHDSNELLRSMVREFFETKQLVLPNNFGTMNNIQLMAMLFHFLHQKRYVVVLDDVWDISLWSSIRYAFPDDKNGSRIILTTRNENVATSVGVGYRVNHLEPLQEKDAWALFCKTAFWNEPGRCCPQELQPLAHAIVNKCEGLPLAIVAIGGLMCSRSKAIGEWKKVYESLNWQLSYNPNLGQVKEGFVKERKGNTMEEVAEEQLTELILRSMIQVTETNAAGRVKTCRVHDVMRELAMTISEKENFCAAYDGNESRLEGNFHHLSVHDRGEKIRLSRTMSHHLRSFFVFKTDTCTSFSLDAALSKFKLLRVLNLQGVPVVTIPNTLGRLFNLRYLNLRDTKISELPKSIKKLRNLQTLDVWNTNVRRLPSGISKLTRLRHLYMYCNNYQNSETSNIANSTMAPTGIWNIQCLQTLACLDAEEELIQQVGNLTELRRLDITKLKTVHGPELCTSIQRMKNLLRLCVTATNEEELQLESLSLPPSYLQKLELVGRLNTLPRWFESLSNLTHLYLGRSYLQDDMVLSLHKLSALVFLELRKAYNGKILHFKANWFPKLNKLKIVELAQLDSLVVEEGALPTIQELNLIRCLELKALPQGVEHLISLQKLYLEEMPEEFIQMLRNDKNHDQSKVCHIPTIKIVRLNGQSHVVETLC is encoded by the exons ATGGCGGATGGTGCTGTAAACTTCTTACTTGACAAACTAACAAGTATTTTACTACAGGAGGCATCACTGCTAGGAGATGCTTACGATGAAATTGAAGAGATAAAGCTTGAGTTAGAGAGCATGAGATCATTCTTAAAAGATGCAGAAAGAAGAATCGAAAGAAGTAAGTCAGTGGAAACTTGGGTGAGGCAAGTAAGAGAAGTAGCATATGAAGCTGAGGATATTATAGATGAGTTCAAGCATCATAAAGATATGGAGGAGCATAAAAGTggtttcaagggtatcaccaaagAAATTGTCCACTTCCCCAAGAACATCATTGCAAGGCATCAAATTGCTACAAAGCTTCCAAAGATCAAAGTGAAGGTGCGTGAGATCTCTGATAGAAGCAAGAGATATGGTTTTGATAAGCTTGATGAAGGGACAAGTAACTATATGTCTCGTGAAAGTTGGCAGCACCAAGCAGtaccatcaattttttttggtgaagatgAGATAGTAGGAATGgaagaaaaaacagaagaaatGATTGAATGGTTACTTGAGGATGAACGACGCCGGACAATTATTTCAATTGTGGGAATGGGTGGTTTAGGTAAGACCACTCTAGCTACAAGAGTCTACAATGACCAAAGAATCAAGCAACAATTTAATTGTTGCGCATGGATATCAGTGACCCAAATACATGACAGCAATGAGCTACTAAGAAGCATGGTCAGAGAATTCTTTGAGACAAAGCAACTAGTGTTACCAAACAATTTTGGAACAATGAACAATATACAGTTGATGGCAATGCTCTTTCACTTTTTGCATCAGAAGAGGTATGTTGTTGTTTTGGATGATGTATGGGACATATCTCTCTGGAGTTCAATAAGATATGCTTTTCCAGATGATAAAAATGGAAGCAGAATTATCCTCACAACAAGAAATGAGAATGTAGCAACATCTGTTGGAGTCGGATACCGTGTTAATCACCTTGAGCcccttcaagagaaagatgctTGGGCTCTTTTCTGTAAGACGGCATTTTGGAATGAACCAGGTCGTTGCTGTCCTCAGGAACTGCAACCATTAGCTCATGCCATTGTGAACAAATGTGAAGGCTTGCCACTTGCGATTGTGGCCATTGGAGGTCTAATGTGTTCAAGAAGCAAGGCAATCGGGGAATGGAAGAAAGTTTATGAAAGTCTCAATTGGCAACTTAGCTACAATCCCAATCTGGGACAAGTTAAGG AAGGTtttgttaaagaaagaaaagggaataCTATGGAGGAGGTAGCAGAGGAGCAACTCACAGAGCTTATTCTACGAAGCATGATTCAGGTCACAGAGACTAATGCTGCTGGGAGAGTGAAGACCTGTCGAGTGCATGATGTTATGCGTGAACTGGCTATGACGATTTCTGAGAAAGAGAATTTCTGTGCAGCTTATGACGGAAATGAATCAAGGCTAGAAGGAAATTTCCACCACCTATCAGTACACGATAGAGGTGAAAAAATCCGATTGAGCAGAACCATGTCACACCATCTTCGCTCTTTCTTCGTATTTAAGACAGATACGTGCACCTCATTCTCTTTGGATGCAGCACTATCCAAATTCAAATTGCTAAGGGTGCTTAATCTACAAGGAGTTCCTGTCGTAACAATTCCAAACACATTGGGTAGGTTGTTCAATTTGAGGTACTTGAACTTGAGAGATACCAAGATTAGTGAGCTTCCCAAGTCAATCAAAAAGCTAAGGAACCTACAAACCTTGGATGTTTGGAATACTAATGTGAGAAGGCTACCAAGTGGAATATCAAAGCTGACAAGATTGAGACATCTATACATGTATTGCAACAATTATCAGAATTCTGAAACATCCAATATTGCTAATAGCACAATGGCTCCAACAGGAATATGGAATATTCAATGCCTACAAACTCTGGCTTGCCTTGATGCGGAGGAAGAGTTAATCCAACAAGTTGGGAACTTGACTGAACTCAGAAGGCTGGATATTACAAAGCTTAAAACTGTTCATGGGCCAGAGTTGTGCACTTCCATTCAGAGGATGAAAAACCTCCTCCGTTTATGTGTGACAGCAACTAACGAGGAAGAACTTCAGTTGGAATCTTTATCTCTTCCTCCATCGTATCTTCAGAAGCTGGAATTGGTTGGACGGTTAAATACATTGCCTCGCTGGTTTGAGTCACTATCAAATCTCACTCATCTGTATTTAGGTAGGTCTTATCTCCAAGATGATATGGTTCTTTCTCTCCACAAATTGTCTGCTCTAGTGTTTCTTGAACTCAGAAAGGCCTACAATGGTAAGATCTTGCACTTTAAGGCAAATTGGTTTCCTAAACTCAACAAGCTGAAAATTGTGGAGCTCGCACAATTGGATAGTCTAGTAGTAGAAGAGGGTGCATTGCCAACCATTCAGGAATTGAATCTAATTCGTTGTCTGGAGCTAAAGGCGTTGCCTCAGGGTGTTGAACATCTGATTAGCCTCCAGAAGCTATACTTGGAAGAGATGCCAGAAGAATTTATACAAATGCTGAGGAATGATAAAAATCATGATCAATCAAAGGTATGCCACATACCCACTATCAAAATTGTACGTTTAAATGGACAAAGTCATGTAGTTGAAACACTTTGCTAG